In Erpetoichthys calabaricus chromosome 4, fErpCal1.3, whole genome shotgun sequence, one genomic interval encodes:
- the LOC127527612 gene encoding tripartite motif-containing protein 16-like → MLAVTSSSPSGGHSECQRDYNMHTRPKISRHEAPVFTLMPNEPQSRVEFLHYFCPLTLNINTAHRDLHLTEGNRKVTREGTKAKYPDHPNRFDHWPQVLCREALTGTRCYWEVECTGDNLAIGVAYQGLSRKGDGMECSLGNNDKSWSLYCSYSQYSVYHNNKCTILSTPYSPRIGVYLDWPAGSLSFYSVSHTMTLLHRLNTSFTKPLYPGFGVGPDCSVTICHLTPGNN, encoded by the exons atgctggcagtcacctccagttcaccttCTGGTGGTCATTCTGAGTGTCAACGGGattataacatgcatacaagacctaAGATCTCCC GTCATGAAGCTCCAGTTTTCACCCTAATGCCTAATGAACCTCAAAGCAGAGTGGAGTTTCTCCAtt acttctgtcctcTCACACTGAACATCAACACGGCACACAGAGACCTCCATCTGACTGAAGGGAACAGGAAGGTGACACGTGAGGGGACAAAGGCcaaatatcctgatcatcctAACAGATTTGACCACTGGCcccaagttctgtgcagagaggctctgactgggactcgctgttactgggaggtggagtgcacTGGAGACAATCTGGCGATTGGAGTCGCATATCAAGGACTGAGCAGGAAAGGAGACGGCATGGAGTGCAGCCTTGGAAACAACGACAAGTCCTGGAGTTTGTATTGCTCTTATTCCCAGTACTCGGTGTATCACAATAACAAGTGTACTATCCTCAGCaccccctacagccccagaataggtgtgtatctcgactggcctgctggctcgctgtcattttatagcgtctcacacacaatgaccctcctgcacaggctCAACACCTCCTTCACTAAGCCGCTCTATCCAGGGTTTGGGGTTGGTCCTGACTGTAGTGTGACAATCTGCCATCTGACACCAGGTAACAACTGA